A genomic window from Chlorobium phaeobacteroides DSM 266 includes:
- a CDS encoding dihydroorotate dehydrogenase: protein MTDHIPVEKTSITGISLGRGLELRSPVLLASGTVSYGEELNTLCDLGKIGGLVTKAISLEPRTGNPPQRIAETPSGMVNAIGLANVGVKKFITEKAPFLRKLNTAIIVNIAGRSIDEYAEVIARLDDVEGIGGYEINLSCPNVKGECMIMGVSRSATHEIVSVLRKITNRHLMIKLTPNVTSISSIALAAEEAGADSVSLINTLVGMAVNYKTRKPLLRNVTGGLSGPAIKPIALAKVWEVFNAVNIPVVGMGGITGFEDAMEFLLVGATAIQIGTMNFVYPDIGEKTAVALEKHFSMPDAPNIKEYIGSLITE from the coding sequence ATGACAGACCACATTCCTGTAGAGAAAACATCCATAACAGGCATATCACTTGGCAGAGGACTCGAACTGCGCTCACCGGTTCTCCTTGCTTCAGGAACGGTCTCTTATGGCGAAGAGCTCAATACGCTTTGCGATCTCGGAAAAATCGGCGGTCTGGTAACCAAGGCAATTTCACTGGAACCCAGAACCGGCAACCCGCCACAGCGTATCGCTGAAACGCCATCAGGCATGGTCAACGCCATCGGGCTGGCCAATGTCGGTGTGAAAAAGTTCATCACTGAAAAAGCGCCTTTTCTCCGGAAACTCAACACCGCGATTATCGTTAATATTGCCGGAAGATCCATCGACGAGTACGCTGAGGTTATTGCAAGACTCGACGACGTTGAGGGTATCGGAGGTTATGAAATCAACCTTTCATGTCCGAACGTCAAGGGAGAGTGCATGATCATGGGAGTAAGCCGCAGTGCTACCCATGAAATCGTTTCCGTGCTTCGCAAGATCACAAACAGGCACCTCATGATCAAACTAACGCCAAACGTCACGTCGATCAGCTCGATAGCTCTGGCGGCAGAAGAGGCTGGCGCCGACTCGGTATCACTGATCAACACCCTGGTCGGAATGGCTGTAAACTATAAAACCCGGAAACCGTTGTTGCGAAATGTTACCGGAGGACTTTCCGGTCCGGCAATCAAGCCGATAGCTCTGGCGAAAGTATGGGAGGTGTTCAATGCTGTCAACATCCCTGTTGTCGGCATGGGCGGGATTACGGGATTTGAAGATGCCATGGAGTTTCTCCTTGTCGGAGCAACGGCAATCCAGATCGGCACCATGAATTTCGTCTACCCTGATATCGGCGAAAAAACCGCAGTTGCTCTTGAAAAACACTTTTCCATGCCGGACGCACCGAACATCAAAGAGTATATCGGTAGTCTCATCACAGAGTAG
- a CDS encoding ferritin: MLSTSLQQAFNEQINHEMASAYLYLSMAAYAESRSLPGFANWMKLQTKEEMGHAMKLYKFVNERGGRVILTAMDTPKADFSSPTELFEEVLKHERQITALINKLYEATLEAKDYAAQVLLHWFIQEQVEEEASASEILETLKMAGEKGHALIMMDRQLARRGQG, from the coding sequence ATGCTGAGCACATCATTGCAACAGGCTTTCAATGAACAGATAAACCATGAAATGGCATCAGCCTATCTTTATCTTTCCATGGCTGCATACGCTGAATCCAGGAGCCTGCCAGGTTTCGCAAACTGGATGAAACTGCAAACCAAGGAAGAGATGGGACATGCCATGAAACTCTATAAATTTGTCAACGAACGAGGCGGACGCGTCATACTCACAGCAATGGACACTCCGAAGGCAGATTTTTCATCACCGACAGAACTTTTCGAAGAGGTTCTCAAACACGAACGACAGATAACAGCACTCATCAATAAACTCTATGAGGCGACGCTTGAAGCAAAAGACTACGCGGCACAAGTTCTGCTGCACTGGTTCATTCAGGAACAGGTGGAAGAAGAGGCCTCTGCATCTGAAATTCTCGAGACTCTGAAAATGGCCGGTGAGAAAGGGCATGCGCTGATCATGATGGACAGACAGCTCGCCCGCAGAGGACAGGGTTAA
- a CDS encoding metallophosphoesterase family protein: MIESSIKIAHISDLHLAGRNDRRLLQYLDGMLEHFKKVKVDHLIISGDLTDTAEPKDWQILKDRLIAHDLYEWQKVTVIAGNHDLINLEEEMRFYNVLNPLPGIRNRSFSGKVSRFCTMFSELIVSEDASVAGFPFVKILKVDGFSFALVAVNSVWPWHPADNPLGARGCISPSELRVLRIPDVVDVLRESFVVGLCHHAYKVYSTESVIDQAFDWTMELTNRNEYLEVLKLLGARIALHGHFHRFQSYRVDDISFFNGGSFKYSPERYSELIVRCDGSFSQQFLNLA; the protein is encoded by the coding sequence TTGATTGAAAGCTCGATAAAAATAGCGCATATCTCGGATCTGCATCTGGCGGGGAGAAACGACCGTCGTCTGCTCCAGTACCTTGATGGTATGCTTGAACATTTTAAAAAAGTAAAAGTCGATCATCTGATTATTTCCGGTGATCTTACGGATACAGCAGAGCCAAAGGACTGGCAGATTTTGAAGGACAGGCTGATAGCGCATGACTTGTATGAGTGGCAAAAAGTCACCGTCATTGCCGGTAATCATGATTTGATCAATCTTGAAGAGGAAATGCGGTTTTATAATGTGCTGAATCCCCTGCCAGGCATCAGGAATCGATCTTTTTCAGGCAAGGTGTCTCGTTTCTGTACTATGTTCAGTGAACTGATAGTCAGCGAGGATGCGTCCGTTGCAGGCTTTCCTTTTGTTAAAATCTTGAAGGTCGATGGATTCAGTTTTGCTCTGGTCGCAGTTAATTCTGTCTGGCCCTGGCATCCGGCTGATAATCCTCTGGGTGCAAGAGGTTGCATCAGTCCTTCAGAGTTGCGAGTGTTGCGTATACCCGACGTGGTTGATGTGCTCAGGGAGTCGTTTGTCGTAGGTCTCTGTCATCACGCCTACAAGGTTTACAGCACAGAGTCGGTAATTGATCAGGCATTTGACTGGACTATGGAACTGACCAACCGCAACGAATATCTGGAGGTTTTGAAACTTCTTGGCGCGCGGATCGCACTGCACGGTCATTTTCACCGGTTTCAGTCTTACAGGGTTGACGATATCAGTTTTTTTAATGGAGGGAGTTTCAAATACAGCCCGGAACGGTACAGCGAACTGATTGTCAGGTGCGACGGATCGTTTTCACAACAGTTTTTGAATTTGGCATAA
- the glgP gene encoding alpha-glucan family phosphorylase codes for MRKQITPCKELTRNLWWSWDTEAKEVFRELSPIIWERVNHNPVELLRHISNDELRARCQCDLGEKIERVNQRFADYISDKNTWAAEHAPELVKQPIAYFSAEFGIHESVRIYSGGLGVLAGDHIKSASDLGLNFVGISLFYKEGYFRQYLNHDGWQMEEYPLQYSENLPIEKVTGPDGKDLIISINIAQSEVFAQAWALKVGRATLYLLDTNIPDNESHYRDICCRVYGGDQNMRINQEILLGIGGVKLLDALNLSPAVYHMNEGHSAFLTLELLSKEIALGTSLEEAREKVKSRCVFTTHTPVPAGHNRFSRDMMHYTFDKYLSQNGIDFEELMLLGSEDRSNTFGLFTMTVLALNLSRSANGVSKLHGEVSRAMWQSLYADKPVSEVPIGHITNGIHTQSWVYGITDRFWRKHTDNIDNMTISREAAEAVLAQVSDEELWCLRYRLKRNLVDFISRYLANQLFHQHTFPVFSENDQSRTEKHTLSPDILTIGFARRFATYKRAPLIFRDLDRLNRIINHPNMPVQIVFAGKAHPHDDAGKDYIRQIIEHSRRPQFTGKVIFLENYNLGIAKRMVSGVDIWLNNPVRPMEASGTSGEKIVMNGGLNFSVLDGWWPEAYNGENGWSIGNGESFENHEEQDSFDAEKMYSVLENQIIPTYYERNEFNIPVQWLKKIRNAIATIAPIYNTHRMVKEYTTRYYLNR; via the coding sequence ATGCGCAAACAAATAACCCCATGCAAGGAGCTTACCCGAAACCTCTGGTGGTCATGGGATACAGAAGCAAAAGAAGTCTTCAGGGAACTTTCTCCAATTATCTGGGAGAGAGTAAACCATAATCCGGTAGAACTGCTGCGACACATCTCCAATGACGAGCTTCGGGCTCGCTGTCAGTGCGACCTGGGAGAAAAAATCGAACGGGTCAACCAACGCTTTGCCGATTATATTTCCGACAAAAACACCTGGGCTGCTGAACATGCCCCTGAACTTGTAAAACAGCCGATCGCCTATTTCAGCGCTGAATTCGGCATACACGAAAGCGTAAGAATCTACTCCGGCGGTCTCGGTGTGCTGGCCGGCGACCACATCAAATCAGCCAGTGACCTCGGCCTTAATTTCGTCGGCATAAGCCTGTTCTACAAAGAGGGGTACTTTCGTCAGTACCTGAACCACGATGGATGGCAGATGGAAGAGTACCCCCTGCAATACTCGGAAAACCTGCCTATAGAAAAAGTCACCGGTCCGGATGGCAAAGACCTTATCATCTCCATCAATATTGCACAAAGCGAGGTTTTTGCCCAGGCATGGGCTCTGAAGGTAGGACGCGCAACACTCTATCTTCTCGACACCAACATTCCTGACAACGAATCGCACTATCGCGACATCTGCTGCAGAGTCTATGGTGGAGACCAGAATATGCGCATCAACCAGGAGATACTTCTCGGAATCGGCGGCGTCAAGCTTCTTGACGCACTCAACCTGAGTCCTGCCGTATACCACATGAATGAAGGCCACTCCGCGTTTCTCACGCTCGAACTGCTTTCAAAGGAAATTGCGCTGGGAACATCACTTGAAGAGGCCAGGGAAAAAGTAAAAAGCCGCTGCGTCTTTACCACTCACACACCGGTACCAGCCGGTCACAACCGCTTTTCAAGGGATATGATGCACTACACGTTCGATAAATATCTCTCCCAGAACGGCATCGACTTTGAGGAACTCATGCTGCTTGGATCCGAAGACAGAAGCAATACGTTCGGACTCTTTACCATGACCGTGCTGGCGCTCAACCTCTCCCGTTCCGCTAACGGTGTATCAAAGTTACATGGAGAGGTATCCCGTGCGATGTGGCAAAGCCTCTACGCCGACAAACCCGTCAGCGAAGTGCCCATTGGCCATATCACCAACGGCATTCACACGCAAAGCTGGGTATACGGTATTACTGACCGCTTCTGGCGGAAGCATACCGATAACATTGACAACATGACCATCTCTCGAGAAGCTGCTGAAGCGGTACTCGCGCAGGTCAGCGATGAAGAACTCTGGTGCCTGCGATACCGACTGAAACGTAACCTCGTTGACTTTATTTCCCGTTATCTGGCAAACCAGTTATTCCATCAGCATACCTTCCCTGTGTTTTCCGAAAACGACCAGTCGAGAACGGAAAAACATACGCTCTCTCCGGATATTCTCACCATAGGTTTTGCAAGGCGATTCGCAACGTACAAGCGGGCACCGCTGATTTTCAGGGATCTTGACCGGTTGAACCGCATCATCAATCATCCCAATATGCCGGTACAGATTGTCTTTGCCGGTAAAGCCCATCCCCATGACGACGCCGGAAAGGACTATATCCGTCAGATCATTGAGCACTCCCGCAGACCGCAATTTACCGGTAAGGTGATATTTCTGGAAAACTATAATCTTGGCATTGCAAAACGCATGGTATCCGGCGTAGATATCTGGCTGAACAACCCGGTAAGGCCGATGGAAGCAAGTGGAACGTCGGGAGAGAAAATCGTTATGAATGGGGGCCTGAACTTCAGCGTCCTTGACGGATGGTGGCCTGAAGCCTACAACGGCGAAAACGGATGGTCGATTGGTAACGGAGAATCCTTTGAAAATCACGAAGAACAGGACAGCTTTGATGCTGAAAAAATGTATTCCGTTCTGGAAAACCAGATCATCCCGACCTACTATGAACGCAACGAATTCAACATTCCTGTTCAATGGCTCAAAAAAATTCGTAATGCGATAGCAACCATAGCGCCGATATACAATACCCATCGCATGGTCAAAGAGTATACGACACGCTACTACCTGAACCGATAA
- a CDS encoding putative molybdenum carrier protein encodes MLKKIMSGGQTGVDRAALDAAIAAGLAHGGWCPKGRLSEDGMVPSYYLLDETPRSGYLQRTAWNVRDSDGTLIIARRGLSGGSRYTRECALYAARPVMIVQPEDRDVSSAIYGWIVRHGLATLNVAGPRASSDPDIYAEARSIVEAFIGCDRRNTPEGF; translated from the coding sequence ATGCTGAAAAAAATCATGTCCGGCGGTCAGACTGGCGTGGATCGAGCAGCCCTTGATGCTGCCATTGCGGCAGGGCTGGCTCATGGCGGCTGGTGCCCTAAAGGTCGCCTGTCCGAGGATGGTATGGTTCCTTCTTACTATCTTCTCGATGAGACTCCTCGAAGCGGGTATCTTCAAAGAACAGCCTGGAATGTAAGGGATTCGGATGGGACGCTGATAATTGCTCGCAGAGGTTTGAGCGGGGGTTCGCGTTATACACGCGAGTGTGCCTTGTATGCTGCTCGTCCGGTTATGATTGTTCAACCGGAAGATCGTGACGTCTCATCTGCCATTTATGGCTGGATAGTCCGTCACGGTCTTGCGACTCTCAATGTGGCCGGTCCGAGAGCAAGCTCGGATCCGGACATTTATGCTGAAGCTCGAAGTATTGTTGAAGCTTTTATCGGTTGCGATAGGAGGAATACTCCTGAAGGCTTTTAA
- the carB gene encoding carbamoyl-phosphate synthase large subunit, with translation MTTQAVELSQEVLDLARKLPEEMLLKAKKHGFSDYQIAHIFKTTETVVRNLRKHLGVISVFKTVDTCAAEFDAKTPYHYSTYEEENESVSSDRKKVIILGGGPNRIGQGIEFDYCCVQAVFALKEAGYETIMVNCNPETVSTDYDIADKLYFEPLTFEDTIRIIEHEKPLGVIVSFGGQTPLKLSTKLEEAGVTILGTSSTGIDLAEDRKKFGALLEKLAIPHPDYGTAICFEEAQMITRRIGYPVLVRPSYVLGGRAMKIIYSDDSLKEYVDQALFISEKYPLLIDRFLETAVEFDIDAIADSSDCVISGIMQHVEAAGIHSGDSTSILPYHNISPEVIATMKTYTQILAANLHVVGLMNVQYAVQNDHVYVLEVNPRASRTVPFVGKATAVPVVKIATRVMLGEKLSDLRQQYDLKDCDELGMKHLAIKEPVFPFSKFVKSGVYLGPEMRSTGEAMSLADQFPEAFAKAYQAANMELPLSGSVFISVNNQDKNQRIITIARELFRMDFDLVATAGTHQFLIDNGIECKKVFKVGEEGRPNIFDIIKHGKIDFVINTPRGEKALHDEEAIGAASVLSNVPFVTTIEAAEASVQAIDCIRRQEFGVKSLQEYSSYRNR, from the coding sequence ATGACAACTCAAGCCGTTGAACTGTCGCAAGAGGTTCTTGACCTTGCGCGGAAATTACCGGAAGAAATGCTTTTAAAGGCAAAAAAGCACGGATTCTCCGATTATCAGATTGCCCACATTTTCAAAACCACCGAAACAGTTGTCAGGAATTTGAGAAAGCATCTCGGCGTTATCTCGGTTTTTAAAACCGTTGACACCTGCGCTGCAGAATTCGATGCAAAAACTCCCTACCACTATTCAACCTATGAAGAGGAAAATGAATCCGTCTCTTCAGACCGTAAAAAAGTCATTATCCTCGGTGGCGGCCCCAACCGCATTGGCCAGGGTATTGAATTTGACTACTGCTGTGTTCAGGCTGTGTTCGCCCTCAAAGAGGCTGGATATGAGACCATTATGGTTAACTGCAACCCTGAAACCGTCTCTACCGATTACGATATTGCCGATAAACTCTACTTTGAACCGCTTACGTTCGAAGACACCATCCGTATTATCGAGCACGAAAAACCGCTTGGTGTCATCGTCAGTTTCGGAGGACAGACCCCGCTGAAGCTCTCGACAAAACTTGAGGAAGCCGGCGTAACCATTCTCGGCACCTCTTCGACCGGTATCGACCTTGCAGAAGATCGTAAAAAGTTCGGGGCACTCCTGGAAAAGCTTGCTATTCCGCATCCGGATTACGGAACAGCCATCTGCTTTGAAGAAGCTCAGATGATTACCAGAAGAATAGGCTATCCCGTACTTGTGCGTCCCAGTTATGTGCTTGGCGGAAGGGCAATGAAAATCATTTACAGTGACGACTCCCTCAAAGAATATGTCGATCAGGCGCTCTTCATTTCCGAGAAATATCCGCTGCTGATCGATCGCTTTCTGGAAACGGCCGTCGAGTTCGACATTGATGCAATTGCAGACAGCAGCGACTGCGTCATCAGCGGCATCATGCAGCACGTCGAGGCAGCCGGCATTCACAGCGGCGACTCAACATCCATACTGCCATACCACAATATCAGTCCGGAAGTCATCGCGACCATGAAAACCTATACCCAGATACTTGCGGCAAATCTTCATGTTGTGGGTCTGATGAACGTTCAGTATGCCGTACAGAACGATCATGTGTATGTGCTCGAAGTAAACCCCAGGGCAAGCCGTACCGTTCCGTTTGTTGGTAAAGCCACTGCGGTTCCTGTAGTTAAAATTGCGACCCGTGTCATGCTGGGCGAAAAACTCAGCGACCTTCGCCAGCAATACGATCTTAAAGACTGCGATGAACTCGGCATGAAACATCTTGCCATCAAAGAACCGGTCTTTCCGTTCTCCAAGTTTGTCAAATCAGGAGTATATCTTGGACCGGAAATGCGCTCTACAGGTGAAGCCATGAGCCTCGCGGACCAGTTTCCCGAAGCCTTTGCAAAAGCCTATCAGGCCGCAAATATGGAGCTTCCTCTCTCTGGCTCTGTTTTTATAAGTGTCAACAATCAGGATAAAAATCAGCGAATTATCACGATCGCACGGGAACTGTTCCGGATGGACTTCGATCTTGTTGCCACAGCCGGAACCCATCAGTTTCTCATCGATAACGGTATTGAGTGCAAAAAGGTATTCAAGGTCGGAGAAGAAGGAAGACCAAACATCTTCGATATCATCAAACACGGCAAAATAGACTTTGTCATCAATACGCCGAGAGGCGAAAAAGCCCTCCACGATGAAGAGGCTATCGGAGCAGCGTCAGTACTCAGTAATGTACCGTTCGTTACCACCATCGAGGCTGCCGAGGCTTCGGTGCAGGCCATAGACTGCATCCGCCGACAGGAGTTCGGCGTTAAAAGCCTTCAGGAGTATTCCTCCTATCGCAACCGATAA